A single region of the Triticum dicoccoides isolate Atlit2015 ecotype Zavitan chromosome 2B, WEW_v2.0, whole genome shotgun sequence genome encodes:
- the LOC119366121 gene encoding uncharacterized protein LOC119366121 has translation MKARQFLNVVMERYGTGGAGGSLYTVSRINAKEHLFYRSTAEAQAAEKSRFDMECIWRMPTSRLRFEAYRSDDKRLNFLPFYGRRSGGDSKMLCMDAAGHTVLCDAAGLSVMPAPCLNEPKVDSPVSFSITRTNVETPNRADALYVLDRFVTSRNSFNFEALMFGEKTWDWVRLPPPPYVNNPAYNSTSIQSYTLLADGSTICISSPRHSLVGTYCFDTISCKWSKAGRWALPLYGRAEHVPELGNLWFGMADNSPHNFSALDLSNLDGAPKLLQDWQDLDPPEDWVQMRCSLLYLGAGKFCITKFFNIGDPDTEDNTTAAVLTGVEVLCGVSGGEVVHGGSSELQMIKHKSFISYGGIQCVL, from the coding sequence ATGAAGGCGCGACAGTTCCTGAATGTTGTGATGGAGAGGTATGGCACTGGCGGTGCCGGTGGCAGCTTGTATACGGTCAGTCGCATCAACGCCAAGGAACACCTCTTCTACCGATCCACGGCCGAAGCACAGGCAGCAGAAAAATCAAGGTTCGATATGGAGTGCATCTGGCGAATGCCTACGTCCAGGCTCAGGTTCGAAGCATACCGCTCGGATGACAAGAGGCTCAATTTCCTGCCCTTCTATGGACGACGCAGCGGCGGCGATAGCAAGATGCTCTGCATGGACGCCGCTGGCCACACCGTGCTCTGTGATGCCGCTGGCCTCTCTGTCATGCCGGCTCCCTGCCTTAACGAACCCAAGGTTGACAGCCCTGTTTCTTTCTCCATCACCCGCACCAACGTGGAAACCCCCAATCGCGCCGATGCTCTCTACGTCCTCGACAGATTTGTCACGAGCCGCAACTCCTTCAACTTCGAGGCACTCATGTTTGGCGAGAAGACCTGGGACTGGGTTCGGCTTCCACCGCCGCCCTATGTCAACAACCCGGCCTACAACTCCACATCCATCCAGTCCTACACGCTCCTGGCTGATGGCTCCACCATTTGCATCTCCTCCCCTCGGCACAGCCTCGTCGGCACCTACTGCTTCGACACGATTAGCTGTAAGTGGAGCAAGGCTGGCCGCTGGGCGCTTCCCTTGTACGGCCGGGCTGAGCATGTACCTGAGCTGGGCAACCTCTGGTTCGGCATGGCCGACAACAGCCCCCACAATTTTTCCGCATTGGACCTCTCCAACCTAGACggggctccaaagttgcttcaagaCTGGCAAGACCTTGACCCGCCTGAGGATTGGGTGCAGATGAGGTGCAGCCTGCTGTACCTGGGCGCGGGCAAGTTTTGCATAACCAAATTCTTCAACATCGGGGACCCAGACACAGAGGACAACACAACCGCTGCTGTGCTCACCGGAGTGGAGGTGCTGTGTGGAGTTTCTGGTGGGGAGGTGGTGCACGGAGGATCGTCCGAACTCCAGATGATCAAGCACAAGTCTTTTATCAGCTATGGCGGCATCCAGTGCGTCCTCTGA